TGGTGTTCGGGCACGGTCAAATCGTAGACATCGGTTTCGCCATCAGGCTCGATACTGACCACGGTATCCCAATATACGTCACTGTTCGCCAGGGCGGCAATTTCCGCGCTGGAAACGACAGCAGCCAACCGTCCGGCCCGCTCGCGGCCAACGTTTTGTTTATAGAGTGTATTGCCCGCGTATGCTGTCCCCATACCACCGTAGAGCTGACGGCCAGTCATGCCCTGTGCCTGCATTGCTGGAAGGGCATACTTTCGCCATATTGCAGCGGGTATCACGTCACGGTTGGTATTTCCGTCAGTTACCCTCAGGTAGTGCTCAACCTGAATAAGCTGCGCGCCCTTATACCTGCCTACGGCGCCGACCCGCTGAACAAACAAAGAAAGATCGCCTACACCCGATAGGATAACATGATACTGTGGACGGCCTTTTGTGCCCTGGGACACGCGCTTCAGTCGGGCACTTATCCCCTGTTGAAGAAGTAGGGTTTGGACATCCCTGGCCAGCTGTGGACTGCTCGTCGCATAGTAGACGGTAGGATGTGAGACGTCGGCCTTTATGCAGCCATCGGTTGCCCAGAGGTGGCGCAGAAAGCGTCCTGCGGCGTCCTGCGGTTGTGCGAACACCTTATCAGGCACCCGCTTTTCGTGTGATCGCAGCCCAAAAACCCCCATCGGTTCCAGCCAATCACGTACTGGATTATGGACTCCGTGGGTCAGCCTTCGGGATGAAGTAAGGAATACCTGCAACCACGAATGACCGGGCTCGGGCTTTATGTGCGGCTCGATTCTTGCGCCAAATACGTCTCGCGCGAGACTTGCAACAAGTTCCGCCAAGTCGGGTTCACGAGTTGTGTACTGGATAGAATGTCGCGGGAGGGTGCAGCCGTCACCGATGAGGTGTGCCAACAAACCCAATTCGGAGTCCGACATTGTCTGCTCGGCGCCGTGCTTGAGTTCGCGCGGAAGAGCTAAATGTTGCCCAATCGCCAACTCATCCAGCCGCGTCCAGCCGTCGATGGTCAAGAACTTGTGATTACCTGTCGCGCGGATGGTGTGCCCGAGGCGTGTCGTCAGACGGAATACCGGTTTCGTGCCGGTGCAGAATGCCGCGCTGACCTCCGCCGGTTCAAGCTGGTAGGTCGTCGTATTCAACGCGCTAATGCGGAAGGAATCACGCCCCATGAGGCTACGGATCGGCACATAACGGCCTTCATCCGGCAGATGCACGAGGGTCTCGCCGGATAAACAGCCCGATTCTCTCAAATCCGAGAGTTGGGGACGCTTGTCCTGACGGGATTCGACGGCGCGGGAGAGCTGAGAGGCGCTGAACAGCGGGACGTTCAATTCGCGCGCCATTTCTTTCAGGGCGCGGCTGATATAGCTGATTTCCTGGACGCGGTTGTTCTGGAAATTGCCGCCGGCGGACATCAGCTGCAGGTAATCGACAATGATCATGTCGAGGCCGTGCTCGTGCTGAAGGCGGCGGCATTTGACGCGCAGCTCATTGGGGGTGAGCTGGCTGGTCTGGTCGAAGAAGATCGGCATGCGGCTGAGGCGGTCGGCGGATTCGACGAAGCGGCCATACTCGCCCTGGGTGAGGCGGCCGAGGCGCAGGTTCTGGCTATTGATACCGGTTTCCATGGAAACGAGGCGCTGGACGAGCTGATCGCTGCCCATTTCCATGCTGAAGATGGCGACGACCTGGTTCATGCGGGCGGCGTTCATGGCGGCGGAGAGCAGGAAGCTGGTTTTGCCCATACCGGGGCGGCCGGCGAAGATGAGCAGATCGGATTTCTGGAAGCCGCCGAGCAACTGGTCGAGGTCGCGGAAGCCGCTGGGGACGCCGTACTGGGCATCGGGGTTCTGGATCAGGTATTCGATGCGGTCGAAATATTGGCCGACGGCTTCTTCCATCGGCATGAAGTCGCGCTTGAGCTGGCGGTCGGTGACGGTGAAGAGCGAGTTTTCGGCCTTGGCGATGACGGCTTCGAGGTCGAGGGCTTCGTCGGCGGCGAGGGCTTTCATCTCGTCGGCGGCCTTGAGCAGGCGGCGGCGGACGGCGGCGCGTTCGACCAGCTGGCCGTAGAACTCGGCGTTGACGGAGGTCGGGGTGCTGTTGGCCAGCTCGGAGATATAGGCGCGGCCGCCGATGGCTTCCAACTGGCGTATGTTTTCCAGCTCGTCGGCCAACAGCTCGGGGTCGACCGGCTCGCGGCGTTCGCTGAGGCGCAGCATGGCCGACCAGATGTGGCTGTGACGGAGGATGAAGAAGTCGTCGGCCTTGAGGAAGGCCGAGAGCGTGAGGAAGACGTCCGGGTTGATCAGCACCGAGCCAAGCAGCGCTTTTTCCGCCTCGATCGAAAAGGGCGGATTCAGTTCAGACGAGGGAGGGCGCGGTTGGTCGGTCATGGTTCCTATGCGTGTGCCTGAGCGAAACGAAGTTTTCAGGGTTCAGCCGGCGGGGATCAGTTTTTCGTCCACTTGCGTCGGGTGAGCCGCCAGGGGCGTCACCGGCCAAAAACTGAAAACCGGGTACTGAAGCCTGAAAACTTGTGTGTTCCGTGCGAGAAGGAAGCGCGGTTTACTTGTCGTCCTCGGCGCCCAGGTCGTCGAGATCGAGGGTGTCCAGGAAGTCGGCGAAGGCGCTGAGCTTGCGGGAATCGACCGGGGCGTCGGAAGCCTCGGCTTCGCCCTCCCCCTCCTCCACTTCGACTTCGACATCGCTTTCGGGGCGGATGCCGGCGCGGTCGAGGACGGGCTCGGCGACATACAGCGGGACTTTGGCGCGGACGGCGATGGCGATGGCATCGCTGGGGCGGCAGTCAATTTCGATGCGCTTGCCGGCGGCGGTGTCGAGCACCAGGCGGGCGTAATAGATATCGTCGCGGATGTCGCTGACCAGCACATAGACCAGGGTCGCGCCCAATTCCTCGATCATGGTTTTCATCAGGTCGTGGGTGAGCGGACGGCGCTGGGCAATCTCCTGAAGTTCATAGGTGATGGCGTCGGCCTCGAACGGCCCGATAAAAATCGCGAGGTACCGGTCGGAGGTGTTGTCTTTGAGCACAACAATCCGCTGCTGCGTCGTCAAACTGACGCGCACGCTGTCAATCGTCACTTCGATCATACCGGGGTCGCCTCTGAAAAATCGTCCGTACCATACCGTGAAAACGGCCTGATTCGCATTATACCTGTGTTGTCGGGGTCGGACAATGAGCGCACAGTAAACGCCGGGATCAAAACGGGGGTTGAAACGGAAACGAAATACGAACGCCGGATGTGAGAATTCGGGTGGGAACGGGAGGGGTAAATGGAACCACAGAGGGCGCCGATGGGAGAGAGAAGAAGAAGTTGAACCACAGAGGGCACAGAACACACAGAGAAACACGGAGGATTTTCTATACAAGGGGGATGGGCGCCTATTTGCCTTCTAGATGGCCGGCCTCGCGGCTAGCGATAAGCGGCCAGCTACCAGCAGCCAGCCGGCCTCTATATCGACCAGCGGACGCCTTTTCAGGCGTCCCTACAAGCGGCGGTGGGGGGTATAGGGCAACTGATCGTTGTCGGCTGGCAGGTGGTGGCTGATCGCTGGCCGCTATTTCACGCGGGTCATGATGGCGTCGTAGGCGCTGCCTTCGGTCGCGGGGCCGGCGTCGGGGCGCCAGCCGCCGGTGAGCGTGTCGCCGTCAGGGCTGAGGGTGCCGGTATAGCGCGCGCCGGAGCCGGCGTGGGTCAGGGTGGTGCCGTCGAAGTCCCACGCGTAGGGGAAGACCTCGTCGGACATGCTGGAGTAGACACTGGCGGGGAAGGTCTGGCTGCCGGCGTCATAGGCGATGATCTCGACGCTTTGCATGACGAAGCCCTTGAAGTTGATCTCGCCTTCCGACTTGAGGAAGTGGCCGCCGGGGAGCCATTCGAAGCTATTCCAGCCGAAGATGTTGTCCTCGGCGGAGTCCAGGGTGCGTCCGCGCAGCAGCCATTTGCCGATCAGGGGCTGGAAGCGGCGGATGGGCGGTTCGGGTGCCGGTTGGGTCTGGGTCATTTCGGTCTCCCTCGCGTGATGCGGGCCATCGCAGAGGCCCGGAGTATAGCTTTTCTGTTTGGCCTCTCAAACGATAGGCGGACCATGTGTACCAAGTCGGGTCCGGTCCGGTTCTATAATGAACGTGTTATGTGATGAACAACACGAGTTGAGGCTTTCCGGCAGAGTCCGGACCCCGCCCGTGATTTCGAGTTTCCGTCTGGGGGCAATCATGGCAGCAAAACATCGCGAAGGACATCGTACGGGGCGGATTGGCTGGCTGCGCGCGTCGGTACTGGGCGCAAACGACGGCATTGTGTCCACGGCGAGTCTGATCGTGGGAGTCGCGGCGGCGAGCGCGGTGCGGGGGGATGTGGTGATCGCGGGGGTGGCCGGACTGGTGGCCGGGGCGATGTCGATGGCCGCCGGGGAATACGTCTCGGTCAGTTCGCAGGCCGACACCGAGGGCGCCGAGCTGGCCCGCGAGCGCCGGGAATTAGAGGAAGACGGCGAATTCGAACTGCAGGAGTTGACCGACATTTATGTGGGGCGCGGGGTCGAGCCGGCGCTGGCAAAACAGGTCGCGCAGCAGTTGATGAGCCACAACGCGCTGGCGGCGCATGCCCGCGACGAGCTTGGCATTTCCGACGCCCTGAGCGCGCGTCCGGTGCAGGCCGCGCTGGCCTCGGCGGCGTCGTTCGCGGTGGGCGCGGCGCTGCCGCTGGCGACGGTGCTGCTGGTGCCGGAGAGTGCGCTGGCAGCAGCGGTGACGGGAGCATCGCTGGTATTCCTGGCGCTGTTGGGGGTGCTTGCCGCGTGGGCCGGGGGCGCGCCGATCCTGAAGTCGACGATCCGGGTAACGTTCTGGGGGGCGCTGGCGATGGCGCTGACGGCGCTGGTCGGCTCGCTGTTCGGGACGACGGTATAGAGTTCATGGGACGTTGCCCCAAACCTCAATAGGGATTTGCATCCCTGCACCCTTCATTTGCGTTTGGTTTTGCCTGCCATCTCGAACCCGGCGGCGCGGCGAATTATCGCCCGTGCTTCGTGAGAGGCACGAAAGAGGAGATAGTAAAGAGAAAAGACTGAACCACAGAGGACACAGAGCGCACAGAGGGTCTTACTCAAAGTGTTTTACTATCCTGTAGGGAGGCCAAAGGGGCAATCCACCATATTTCATATACAAATTTAGCCGTGAACTAGCGAAATTGAACAGATCTATCGCTTTGACACATAAATTGACCCAGGAACAGACGAAAAGCTCTGCTTCGTTCGCGGTTTGAACTTATCGGTCTATATGATGATTCTGATGGCGACTCCTAGCGGATCCAGAATCGGAACCAAATGAGGGAAGAGAAGGTTGAGAAGGATGAAGATAGCGAGAATCGATAACCTCTTGCCTTTGGGGGTCTTCATCGCCTGGCAAATGCTTTGGACTACTGCCTTTGGAGTCATGCTGAGAACCTTTCCGTATCGTTCGCTTCATAGTGGCGGAAACAAAAACGCGCCATCAAAATGTGATGAGCGCGTCCGACAACAGACTTGAGGAGGGCTAGCGTTGTAGATCGACTAAAGTGCAGGTTAATCAGTCATATATACCCCTTTCCAGAAGTAAAACGCGCTAGGAAATGCTATGCGCGTCGGGTACGTGAAGTGATTGCATAACTCCCGCAATCACCTATAAATCTAGTGTAATACACGTGTCAAGCAGTCTTATGATGAAACTTTACCCAGATCGAGGCTTCGATTTCGATGATCTAAAAACGGGGAGACTCGCGCCTCCCCGTTTTTTGACTGGAACCTCAGGGCTTATCGCTCCTGCTTATCACTTTGGTTCACTGCTCTCCACTGCCTTTGCCCTAGCGCGCCATGGGCATGATGACGTAGAGGTAGTTGTCGCGGCCAAGCGGACGGATGACGCCGGGGTTGGCGGCACCCTTGGACTGCAGGATGACCTGCTCGTCGGGGAGGATGCGCAGGACGTCGATCAGGTACTTGATGTTGAAGGAAATATCGACCGGTTCGCCTTCGACCGTCGCGTCGAGGACGCCTTCGTTGTCGCCGCGTTCCTGGCTGCGGCCGACGATCATGACTTCGCCGGGGTCCCCGCTGCGCTTGGGCGGCTTGACATACAGGCGGCCGCTGAACGCCGAGTCGCGGGCGAAGATTTCGGCGCGGGCACAGGCGGCCAGCAGGTCGGAGCGGTACATGACGGTGCTGGTGCTGTAATCCTTGGGGATGACCGACTCGAAGGGCGGGAATTTGGCGTCGAGGAGCTGAGCGGAAATCTCGACCTGGCCGATGGTGAACAGGATGATGTCGCGTTCGTTGGGCAGGCTGATATAGACCGGCTCGTCCTCGTCGCTGATGACCTTGGCGACTTCGATCAGGGATTTGGCGGGGATGAGGAGGTTGAGCGCCTTGTCGAACTTGCGGTCGAGCTGGCCGGTATGGACAGCAAGACGGTAGCCATCGGCGGAGGCGAGGGTGATCTTCTCGCCGTGGAGCTGCATGAAAATGCCGGTGAGTGCCGGGCGGTGGTCGTCGGTGGCGGCAGAGAAGGCGACCTGATTGATCATGTCCTTGAACTGCTTGCCGTCGATGGTGAGGTCGCCCTCGCCGCCTTCGATGAGGGGCGGGAACTCGTGGGCGTCGATGCCCTTGATGTTGCCCTTGTTGCCGCCGCAGCGGAGGTGCATGGTCTGGGTGGCGGAGTCGAGGGTGAGGTCAACGCGGTCGTTGGAGAGGTTGTTGACGAGGTCGACGAAGACCTTGGCCGGGAGGGTGACAGCGCCTTCGATCTCGACGTTGGCGCCGATCCAGACGGTGATACCGAGGCCGAGGCTGAGGTTGACGGCGGCCAATTTGAGGCGCGACCTCGGTTTTGAGCAGGACATTGCTGAGGACAGGCATCGACGGGCGCGACTCGACGGCGCGGCCAACGATGCTCAAGCCCTTGGCCAGGTTGGATTGCAGGACCGATAAACGCATAAGGTATGCGCTCCTTACGAAATCAGCTTGATATATCCCAAATGATTTCGCAAGTATACCGCAGAAGCGGTCTATTCGAAACGCTGCAAGTCAGGGATTTACCCGGTCTGCAGCGCGGCGCAGGAGCACAATTCTGCCGGACGCGCAAAAGTTAAGCGCGAAATGCTGACCCCCAATTACCGGTGTAGGCGCTGGAATTGACTGCGCTATACTTTTCACGGCTCAAGTGAGGCGCGGAGGGGCGATGGACTATCGCAGTTTAGGGCGGACCGGCGTACAGGTGAGTGCGCTGTGCCTCGGCACGATGAATTTCGGCGGCAGGGCGGCGGAAGCAGACGCCAGCGCCATCATCGACCAGGCGCTGGATGCCGGGATCAACTTCATCGACACCGCCAACGTCTACGGCCACGAGCCGCAGAACTTCGCCGTCGGGCGCGGCCGCAGCGAGGAGATCATCGGCCGGGCGCTCAAGCGCGGCGCCAAACGCGACGGGGTGGTGCTGGCCAGCAAAGCCTATTTCCCGATGAGCGATGCGCCCAACGCACAGGGCAGCAGCCGGTATCACCTGATCGCCGCCTGCGAAGACTCGCTGCGCCGCCTGCAAACCGACCACATCGACATTTATCAGCTCCACCACCCCAGCAACATCATTCCGATCGACGAGACGCTGCGCGCGCTGGACGACCTGATCCGCGCCGGCAAGGTGCGCTACATCGGCAGCAGTTCGTTCGGGGCATGGCAGATCGTCGAAGCGCTGTGGGCGGCCAAGGAATACGGCCTGAACCGGTTCGTCAGCGAACAGCCGGTGTATAACCTGCTCGACCGGCGCGCGGAGCGTGAACTGCTGCCGATGGCGCAAACCTACGGGATCGCCGTCATCCCGTGGTCGCCGACGGCGGGCGGGCTGCTGACCGGCCGCTACCGGCGCGGACAGACTCCGCCGGCCGGTTCGCGCTATGACGCCTTCTGGAAAGCGCCGGATGTTTTTACCGAGGGCGCGTTCGACGTGCTGGATGTCGTCGAAGCGCTGGCGGCGGAGAAGGGCTGCACCCCCGCTCAACTGGCGCTGGCATGGTGTATGGCCCAGCCCGGCGTCACCGCGCCAATCATCGGCCCGCGCACAGCGGAACAGCTTACGGATTCGCTCGGCGCGTGCGGCGTAACGGTCACCGCCGAGGACCGGCAGCGGCTCGACGCTGCTGCCCCGACCGGCGATAAAGTATCGCCGTTCTATGGCAGCGATGGCTTCGCGTGGATTCCGTGGGGACCGCACCAGCACCGCTGGTAAGGCCGCGTCATCGACCCGCCGGACAAGTGCGGGACGTCACCCGATAATGCTGACAGTCTGCACCCCCGATACCTCCCTACCGGGCGGGTTGGCACGCTATACTGATCGGTATCCGAACATACGTCACGGAGAGAATACTCATGTCTGCTGTTGGCACGCCTGAAAACCCGCTGCGGGTCGCGGTGATCGGCTCTGGCCCGTCGGGGTTTTATGCCGCCGAGCATCTGTTCAAGACGCTGGGCGCAGGCGTCCGGGTAGACATGATCGAGCGGCTGCCGACGCCGTACGGGCTGGTGCGCGGCGGGGTTGCGCCGGACCATCCGAAGATCAAGTCGGTGACGAAAGTTTACGAGAAAACGGCGCTGCGTCCGGAATTCGGGTTCTACGGCAATGTGGAATTCGGCAAGGACGTCACGCTAGAGGATCTGAAGCGGCATTACCACGCGGTGATCTTCGCGGTGGGGGCGCAGACGGACAAATCGCTGGGTATCCCCGGAGAAGCGCTGGCCGGCAGCCACGCCGCGACGGAATTTGTCGCGTGGTATAACGGCCACCCGGACTACCGCGACCGCACATTCGACCTGAGCGCCAAACGGGCGATCGTGGTCGGCGTGGGCAACGTGGCGATGGATGTCGCGCGGATTTTGGCGCGCACCTGCGGCGAACTGACCAGTTCGGACATCGCGGATTACGCGCTGGACGCGCTGGACGCGAGTCAGGTGCAGGAGATCATCGTGCTGGGGAGGCGCGGGCCGGCCCAGGCGGCCTTCACGCCCGCGGAACTGAAAGAACTGGGCGAAATGGCCGACGCTGAAGTGATCGTCGCGCCGGAAGATGCGGCGGTCGACGCGCTGAGCAGCGAGTGGCTGGCGACGGCCAACGACCGTGACGCCGAGAAGAACCTGGCGCTGCTGAAGGCCTACAGCGAACAGCCCGTGCAGGGCAAAACGCGGCGGATCATCTTCAAGTTCCTGGCGTCTCCGCTGGAGATCAAGGGGGATGGCCGCGTGGAGTCGGTGGTGATCGGCCGCAACGTGCTGGTGAAGCGTGAGGACGGGTCACTGGCGGCGGAAGGCCTCCGGCGTGACCGAGGAAATCCCGGCCGGGCTGATCTTCCGCTCGGTGGGCTACCGGGGCGTGGCGCTGCCGGGAGTGCCGTTCGACGAGCGCGGCGGGACGATCCCCAACCGCGAGGGGCGGGTGCTGGCTGCGGCGGGCGGGCAGCCGGTCGGCGCGCTGTACGCAGTCGGGTGGATCAAGCGCGGGCCGAGCGGGATCATCGGGACGAACAAGCCGGACTCGGTCGAGACGGTGGAGCGGCTGCTGGAAGATATGCGGGCCGGGGCGCTGTGGACGCCGGAGCCGGTTTTGGCCGGAACCATTAAGGAAGAATTGAAGAATCGTGGTACAATAGTCGTGGATTTTCAGGATTGGCTGAAGCTGGATGCGCGCGAAACAGAAAATGGCGCGAAAATCGGGCGACCGAGGGTGAAATTCAGCAGCGTGCCGGAAATGCTGGCGGTACTCAAGGGCTAGGCCGGGTGAGAAACCTTAATTGAAAATA
This DNA window, taken from Candidatus Flexicrinis proximus, encodes the following:
- a CDS encoding replicative DNA helicase, yielding MTDQPRPPSSELNPPFSIEAEKALLGSVLINPDVFLTLSAFLKADDFFILRHSHIWSAMLRLSERREPVDPELLADELENIRQLEAIGGRAYISELANSTPTSVNAEFYGQLVERAAVRRRLLKAADEMKALAADEALDLEAVIAKAENSLFTVTDRQLKRDFMPMEEAVGQYFDRIEYLIQNPDAQYGVPSGFRDLDQLLGGFQKSDLLIFAGRPGMGKTSFLLSAAMNAARMNQVVAIFSMEMGSDQLVQRLVSMETGINSQNLRLGRLTQGEYGRFVESADRLSRMPIFFDQTSQLTPNELRVKCRRLQHEHGLDMIIVDYLQLMSAGGNFQNNRVQEISYISRALKEMARELNVPLFSASQLSRAVESRQDKRPQLSDLRESGCLSGETLVHLPDEGRYVPIRSLMGRDSFRISALNTTTYQLEPAEVSAAFCTGTKPVFRLTTRLGHTIRATGNHKFLTIDGWTRLDELAIGQHLALPRELKHGAEQTMSDSELGLLAHLIGDGCTLPRHSIQYTTREPDLAELVASLARDVFGARIEPHIKPEPGHSWLQVFLTSSRRLTHGVHNPVRDWLEPMGVFGLRSHEKRVPDKVFAQPQDAAGRFLRHLWATDGCIKADVSHPTVYYATSSPQLARDVQTLLLQQGISARLKRVSQGTKGRPQYHVILSGVGDLSLFVQRVGAVGRYKGAQLIQVEHYLRVTDGNTNRDVIPAAIWRKYALPAMQAQGMTGRQLYGGMGTAYAGNTLYKQNVGRERAGRLAAVVSSAEIAALANSDVYWDTVVSIEPDGETDVYDLTVPEHHNFVAGNIIVHNSIEQDADVVMFLYRDVVYNKATEFPNQADVIVAKHRNGRTDTVSLYFDAGLTKFMDGAVRRVSLSE
- a CDS encoding bifunctional nuclease family protein, with amino-acid sequence MIEVTIDSVRVSLTTQQRIVVLKDNTSDRYLAIFIGPFEADAITYELQEIAQRRPLTHDLMKTMIEELGATLVYVLVSDIRDDIYYARLVLDTAAGKRIEIDCRPSDAIAIAVRAKVPLYVAEPVLDRAGIRPESDVEVEVEEGEGEAEASDAPVDSRKLSAFADFLDTLDLDDLGAEDDK
- a CDS encoding DUF1579 family protein, whose product is MTQTQPAPEPPIRRFQPLIGKWLLRGRTLDSAEDNIFGWNSFEWLPGGHFLKSEGEINFKGFVMQSVEIIAYDAGSQTFPASVYSSMSDEVFPYAWDFDGTTLTHAGSGARYTGTLSPDGDTLTGGWRPDAGPATEGSAYDAIMTRVK
- a CDS encoding VIT family protein, with the protein product MAAKHREGHRTGRIGWLRASVLGANDGIVSTASLIVGVAAASAVRGDVVIAGVAGLVAGAMSMAAGEYVSVSSQADTEGAELARERRELEEDGEFELQELTDIYVGRGVEPALAKQVAQQLMSHNALAAHARDELGISDALSARPVQAALASAASFAVGAALPLATVLLVPESALAAAVTGASLVFLALLGVLAAWAGGAPILKSTIRVTFWGALAMALTALVGSLFGTTV
- the dnaN gene encoding DNA polymerase III subunit beta, which codes for MAAVNLSLGLGITVWIGANVEIEGAVTLPAKVFVDLVNNLSNDRVDLTLDSATQTMHLRCGGNKGNIKGIDAHEFPPLIEGGEGDLTIDGKQFKDMINQVAFSAATDDHRPALTGIFMQLHGEKITLASADGYRLAVHTGQLDRKFDKALNLLIPAKSLIEVAKVISDEDEPVYISLPNERDIILFTIGQVEISAQLLDAKFPPFESVIPKDYSTSTVMYRSDLLAACARAEIFARDSAFSGRLYVKPPKRSGDPGEVMIVGRSQERGDNEGVLDATVEGEPVDISFNIKYLIDVLRILPDEQVILQSKGAANPGVIRPLGRDNYLYVIMPMAR
- a CDS encoding aldo/keto reductase, which produces MNFGGRAAEADASAIIDQALDAGINFIDTANVYGHEPQNFAVGRGRSEEIIGRALKRGAKRDGVVLASKAYFPMSDAPNAQGSSRYHLIAACEDSLRRLQTDHIDIYQLHHPSNIIPIDETLRALDDLIRAGKVRYIGSSSFGAWQIVEALWAAKEYGLNRFVSEQPVYNLLDRRAERELLPMAQTYGIAVIPWSPTAGGLLTGRYRRGQTPPAGSRYDAFWKAPDVFTEGAFDVLDVVEALAAEKGCTPAQLALAWCMAQPGVTAPIIGPRTAEQLTDSLGACGVTVTAEDRQRLDAAAPTGDKVSPFYGSDGFAWIPWGPHQHRW